In Rosa chinensis cultivar Old Blush chromosome 1, RchiOBHm-V2, whole genome shotgun sequence, a genomic segment contains:
- the LOC121052731 gene encoding protein WUSCHEL-like: protein MEPQTQQPTEDGSNKAVGSSANMLRRKSCTRWIPTTDHIRILKELFYNKGVRSPTIEQTQRICLQLKWYGKIEFKNVYFWFVNQRAREKKKKRSTSDVHVPMQRSGLVGDDNVTNWKHEDQYINFGSSAPASASSAGVMIAFNGQMGNYGGYGSMNMEKSARDCSISAGGETSSTFFDMNVEQTFMEQRGEDHQEIDTLSLFPVHGEDICGNMKTTSDGGGGHG from the exons atggaaccacaaacccagcaaccaaccgaggatggAAGTAACAAAGCAGTCGGGAGTAGTGCTAACATGCTTCGCAGGAAGAGCTGTACTAGGTGGATTCCCACTACAGATCatataagaatcctcaaggagctttTCTACAACAAGGGAGTTAGATCCCCAACTATAGAGCAGACTCAGAGGATCTGTCTCCAGCTGAAATGGTACGGCAAGATCGAGTTCAAGAACGTCTATTTTTGGTTCGTGAACCAAAGGGCtcgggagaagaagaagaagaggtccaCTTCGGATGTTCATGTTCCCATGCAAAGATCAGGGCTTGTTGGTGATGACAATGTTACCAATTGGAAACATGAGGATCAGTATATTAACTTTGGATCTTCTGCacctgcttctgcttcttctgcTGGTGTGATGATTGCTTTTAACGGGCAGATGGGGAACTATGGCGGTTATGGATCCATGAACATGGAGAAGAGTGCTAGGGATTGTTCAATCTCAGCTGGAGGGGAAACTAGTTCTACTTTCTTTGACATGAATGTAGAACAAACTTTCATGGAACAAAGAGgagaagatcaccaggagattgacaCCCTCTCACTGTTTCCcgtgcatggtgaggacatctgtggcaacatgaagactacttccgatggAGGTGGCGGTCACG ggTAA